One genomic segment of Acidobacteriota bacterium includes these proteins:
- a CDS encoding type II toxin-antitoxin system VapC family toxin, which translates to MIVVDTNVLVYAVRPGEQTDLALQALRRDPDWLAPEFWRLEMLNVLSLFVRVEGMERSAAGEAFAAAESLVEDLPMSSSADEVLRLTHQATISAYDAEFVLAAERLALPLVSADRQLARRVPRTVVSLERFATG; encoded by the coding sequence GTGATCGTGGTGGACACCAACGTCCTGGTCTACGCGGTGCGACCCGGCGAGCAAACGGATCTTGCTTTGCAGGCTCTGCGACGAGATCCCGATTGGTTGGCGCCGGAGTTCTGGCGCCTCGAGATGCTCAACGTCCTGTCGCTCTTCGTTCGGGTCGAGGGCATGGAGCGATCCGCGGCCGGCGAAGCCTTTGCGGCCGCCGAGAGCCTGGTCGAGGACCTCCCGATGTCGTCCTCCGCCGATGAGGTACTTCGTCTGACTCACCAGGCGACAATCTCGGCCTATGATGCCGAGTTCGTCCTCGCCGCCGAACGCCTCGCTCTGCCGCTGGTCTCGGCGGATCGCCAATTGGCTCGCCGGGTGCCGCGAACGGTGGTCAGTCTGGAGCGGTTCGCGACCGGCTAG
- a CDS encoding Arc family DNA-binding protein: protein MATLTLKNVPEDLVSRLKQEARQNRRSLNQETLMRLERSLLSTPRRLDQKIAALEQLHQKLSSLPPVRDALIEKAKSEGRS, encoded by the coding sequence GTGGCGACGCTGACTCTGAAAAACGTCCCGGAAGACCTGGTGAGCCGGCTGAAGCAGGAGGCCAGGCAGAATCGGCGGAGCCTCAATCAGGAAACGCTGATGCGTCTGGAGCGCAGCTTGCTGTCGACCCCGCGCCGCCTCGATCAGAAGATCGCGGCCCTCGAACAGCTCCACCAGAAGCTCTCGAGCCTGCCTCCGGTCCGCGACGCTCTGATCGAGAAGGCGAAAAGTGAGGGCCGTTCGTGA
- a CDS encoding DUF1838 family protein: MSRFALAIALVLALIGSVTAATAGQLDLSNPEDAVKAMHKLQCNWEDGKPAVYWWTGSTYSRVPGERDRKLFDYMGMNVRACKGMHDPERGPGYRMVSRELLIYLDPSSGEIMRTWENPWTGEELEVVHIANDPVNSRAPLFARGPRGPFTFDAEIKNGRGWLAFQVPLFYTNPLGGEYQEYIGGTYQAIEMFSWFFDADQLLDDQIGGMDGAFVGWSRMSKWLPWMRMGDRAGQMMYTGAGVRLGSYDELPKQFKDEIQRNYPGYDEPPPLDDQRPNETSWTYFKKHIDDQREAQGEDGGHDGH, translated from the coding sequence ATGTCCCGATTCGCCCTCGCCATCGCCCTCGTCCTGGCCTTGATCGGGTCGGTCACTGCCGCCACCGCGGGACAGCTCGACCTGTCGAATCCGGAGGACGCCGTGAAGGCGATGCATAAGCTGCAGTGCAACTGGGAGGATGGCAAACCGGCGGTGTACTGGTGGACCGGATCGACCTACAGCCGGGTTCCCGGGGAGCGCGACCGCAAGCTGTTCGACTACATGGGAATGAACGTTCGCGCCTGCAAGGGCATGCACGACCCCGAGAGAGGGCCGGGCTACCGCATGGTGTCCCGGGAGCTGCTGATCTACCTCGATCCCAGCAGTGGGGAGATCATGCGCACCTGGGAGAACCCCTGGACCGGGGAGGAGCTCGAGGTGGTCCACATCGCCAATGATCCGGTGAACTCCCGCGCCCCGCTGTTCGCTCGCGGCCCGCGCGGACCGTTCACCTTCGACGCCGAGATCAAGAACGGCCGCGGCTGGCTCGCCTTCCAGGTGCCGCTGTTCTACACCAACCCATTGGGTGGCGAATACCAGGAGTACATCGGCGGCACCTACCAGGCGATCGAGATGTTCAGCTGGTTCTTCGACGCCGACCAGCTCCTCGATGACCAGATCGGCGGCATGGACGGTGCGTTCGTCGGCTGGTCCCGCATGTCGAAGTGGCTGCCCTGGATGCGGATGGGTGATCGCGCCGGCCAGATGATGTACACCGGGGCCGGCGTCCGGCTGGGCAGCTACGACGAGCTGCCGAAGCAGTTCAAGGACGAGATCCAGCGTAACTACCCGGGATACGACGAGCCGCCGCCGCTCGACGACCAGCGCCCGAACGAAACGAGCTGGACCTACTTCAAGAAGCACATCGACGACCAGCGCGAAGCCCAAGGGGAAGACGGCGGCCACGACGGACACTGA